One Pullulanibacillus sp. KACC 23026 DNA segment encodes these proteins:
- a CDS encoding sortase, which translates to MKKTVSIIITVLVLILAVLVYWRLHRIYEDRVNHSIRMKLEKQFDTAIQTKTIPKNTDMIGEIKIPSLSINYVILNKTTDKNLAISITKLAGPAINQKGNLVLAGHDMKNGDFFGKLKGIKISDKIIIEDLAGHKKTYHVIKKYSVKDTDTAPLNQDTKGQTLLTLLTCTYLPSDRLVVLAK; encoded by the coding sequence ATGAAAAAAACGGTTTCGATTATTATAACTGTATTGGTTTTAATATTGGCTGTATTGGTGTACTGGCGTCTTCATCGGATATATGAAGACAGGGTTAATCATTCGATAAGGATGAAACTCGAAAAACAGTTTGATACAGCTATTCAAACAAAAACGATCCCCAAGAACACCGATATGATTGGGGAAATCAAGATTCCTTCCTTATCCATTAATTATGTTATCCTGAACAAAACAACAGATAAGAATTTGGCAATATCCATCACTAAGCTAGCGGGACCAGCGATCAATCAAAAGGGTAATTTGGTATTAGCGGGGCATGATATGAAAAATGGCGACTTCTTTGGGAAGCTAAAAGGGATAAAAATCTCAGATAAAATTATCATAGAGGATCTAGCCGGACATAAGAAAACCTATCATGTCATCAAAAAATATAGCGTCAAAGATACAGACACTGCCCCGCTTAATCAAGATACAAAAGGCCAAACCCTACTCACCTTGCTAACATGCACCTATCTACCCAGCGACCGCCTCGTCGTTCTAGCTAAGTGA
- a CDS encoding excinuclease ABC subunit UvrA: MTQEFIEIRGARENNLKNVSLRIPKRTITIFTGVSGSGKSSIVFDTIAAESQRLLNENFSTFVRNFLPRVPQPDADAIENLSMAVIVDQKRLGGGSHSTMGTITDISPLLRLLYSRVGRPYVGPASMFSFNDPLGMCPECNGTGRRMRVDMSRALDMSKSLNEGAIRLPGYGANSMEMNMLVNLGFDLDKKLSDFSAEELEQLLYSKARKVPTNFGGKTVNLTVEGVIEKFTNKYIKKDLKAYSERTQQTVAPFISEGLCPSCLGARLSQAALNCRINGRNIAELSSMEVGQLIRVIQEIDEAAAAPVVKPLIDRLQHLVDIGLDYLTLDRETDTLSGGESQRVKMVKHLSGSLVDVTYIFDEPSVGLHPRDVHRLNGVLQNLRDKGNTVIVVEHDPDVIKVADHIVDVGPYAGSRGGTIVYEGSYEGLLSSDTLTGNYMNRPLQLKHECRQPTGNLSVQDASLHNLQNVSVDIPTGALTVVTGVAGSGKSTLINEVFLSQHPDAIIIDQSAVGVSTRSNPATYTGMMDDVRKAFASANKVNASLFSFNSKGACENCHGLGVVSIDLAYLDSVEVPCEVCGGKRFKEEVLAYKLNGKSIADVLEMTVEESLNFFQLKAVVKKLQAMKDVGLDYLTLGQPLSTLSGGECQRIKLASELHKKGSIYVMDEPTTGLHMSDISHLLEIMNRLVDEGNTVIVIEHNLDVISQADWIIDMGPDGGSKGGQVIFEGTPSMIIHAEQSKTGQYLMQHLNG, from the coding sequence ATGACCCAAGAATTTATAGAAATCCGCGGTGCCCGAGAAAACAACCTTAAAAATGTCTCTTTGCGTATTCCCAAGCGCACGATCACTATTTTTACCGGTGTGTCCGGTTCTGGCAAATCGTCGATCGTTTTCGATACGATTGCCGCTGAATCTCAGCGTCTGCTGAACGAAAACTTCAGTACGTTCGTCCGTAACTTTCTGCCACGCGTTCCACAACCGGATGCAGACGCCATTGAAAATCTTAGCATGGCGGTTATCGTTGACCAGAAACGCTTGGGCGGCGGTTCTCATTCCACGATGGGCACAATTACCGATATCTCCCCTCTTCTTCGTCTTCTCTACTCCCGAGTGGGGCGTCCCTATGTCGGTCCTGCTTCTATGTTTTCGTTTAACGACCCTCTAGGTATGTGTCCGGAATGCAATGGGACCGGCCGCAGGATGCGAGTCGACATGAGTAGGGCTTTGGACATGTCAAAGTCCTTGAATGAAGGAGCAATCAGGCTGCCCGGATATGGAGCGAATAGTATGGAAATGAATATGCTCGTGAACTTGGGCTTCGATCTCGATAAAAAGTTAAGTGATTTTTCCGCAGAGGAACTGGAGCAACTACTATATAGTAAGGCGAGAAAAGTACCTACGAATTTTGGCGGGAAGACAGTGAATCTTACCGTGGAAGGCGTTATCGAAAAGTTCACCAATAAATACATTAAAAAGGACCTGAAGGCGTATTCAGAGCGTACACAACAAACGGTCGCGCCGTTCATCTCAGAAGGACTCTGCCCCAGCTGTCTTGGTGCGAGACTCAGTCAAGCTGCGCTTAACTGCAGAATTAATGGGCGCAACATTGCTGAGCTGTCCTCTATGGAGGTCGGACAGCTTATCCGTGTCATTCAGGAGATTGATGAGGCGGCGGCCGCGCCTGTCGTCAAACCACTGATCGATCGGCTGCAGCATTTGGTTGATATCGGACTTGACTACTTAACTCTGGACCGTGAGACAGATACATTGTCCGGCGGTGAATCGCAGCGCGTTAAGATGGTGAAGCACCTGAGCGGCAGTCTGGTGGATGTCACTTATATCTTCGATGAGCCAAGCGTTGGCTTGCATCCTCGTGACGTGCACCGGTTAAATGGAGTGCTTCAAAACCTGCGCGACAAGGGTAATACGGTGATTGTCGTCGAGCATGATCCCGATGTCATCAAGGTGGCGGATCACATTGTTGATGTCGGACCCTACGCCGGGAGCCGAGGCGGTACCATCGTCTATGAAGGAAGTTATGAAGGTCTGCTTTCGTCAGACACACTGACAGGCAACTATATGAATCGGCCGCTTCAGCTGAAGCATGAATGCAGACAACCAACTGGCAACTTGTCTGTCCAAGATGCTTCACTGCATAACCTGCAGAACGTTTCTGTAGATATTCCAACCGGTGCGCTGACCGTCGTTACCGGTGTCGCCGGATCGGGCAAGAGTACATTAATAAATGAAGTGTTCCTCAGCCAACATCCAGATGCCATCATCATCGACCAATCGGCAGTAGGGGTATCCACTCGGTCAAATCCCGCGACCTATACGGGCATGATGGATGATGTACGAAAAGCATTTGCTTCCGCGAACAAAGTCAACGCAAGTCTATTCAGCTTCAACTCCAAGGGGGCTTGCGAGAACTGCCACGGACTTGGCGTTGTGTCTATAGACTTGGCCTACCTCGACAGTGTGGAGGTGCCATGTGAAGTATGCGGAGGAAAAAGGTTCAAGGAAGAGGTGCTCGCCTACAAGCTCAACGGTAAGTCCATTGCAGACGTGTTAGAAATGACTGTCGAAGAATCCCTAAACTTTTTTCAATTAAAAGCGGTTGTGAAGAAGCTCCAGGCAATGAAGGATGTGGGGCTCGATTATCTAACACTGGGCCAGCCGCTCAGTACGCTCTCAGGCGGGGAATGTCAGCGTATCAAGCTAGCAAGTGAACTGCATAAGAAAGGGAGCATCTACGTGATGGACGAGCCTACGACCGGTCTGCACATGTCAGATATCAGTCACCTCCTCGAGATCATGAACCGACTTGTGGACGAAGGCAATACGGTGATTGTGATCGAGCACAACCTTGATGTGATCAGTCAAGCTGATTGGATCATTGACATGGGACCAGACGGGGGCAGCAAAGGCGGCCAGGTGATCTTCGAGGGCACGCCTTCGATGATCATCCATGCGGAGCAGTCGAAAACAGGACAATACTTGATGCAACATCTCAATGGGTGA